In a single window of the Paenibacillus sp. MMS20-IR301 genome:
- a CDS encoding MFS transporter — MKTVNERGLVFAFTFMAFVLGTTEYIIVGLLSEIAASLQITLAVAGSLVSGFAIAYAAGTPVLMVLIARFPKKQTILAAICLIILFNLLSAASGTYGMMLFTRVVTAVLCGLAISLSLSVVSEIVTPARQGRSVSYILGGFGVANVLGVPVGTFVGQHFEWQAAFILTALLGGLAFVFNLFVIPAHLQNRKGSLKKQLSLLTNGRILLAFLIPVFGTGAVFSIYTYIRPVMDKVMSIPVTSVSWILLGYGLATIFSTWIGGRIASGNALGKLRIAFLIQMGVYILFFFAAPVPVLGVIFLILSACMSNILNVTAQLYLIELAVEQSAEARDFAASLNPVAANTGIAGGSAIGGFVVATSGLSALFWTAAAIALAAFAVTAISYRLKRRSKPLLMHEEAGQVSA; from the coding sequence ATGAAAACAGTAAACGAACGCGGTCTGGTTTTTGCTTTTACATTTATGGCCTTTGTACTGGGAACAACTGAGTATATCATCGTCGGCTTGCTGTCCGAAATTGCGGCTTCTTTGCAGATCACACTGGCGGTTGCAGGCAGCCTTGTTTCGGGGTTTGCCATCGCTTATGCAGCCGGAACGCCAGTGCTGATGGTGCTTATAGCCCGGTTTCCGAAGAAACAGACGATTCTGGCGGCCATTTGTCTGATTATTCTGTTTAACCTGTTAAGTGCAGCTTCAGGAACTTACGGAATGATGTTATTTACCCGGGTCGTCACCGCCGTGCTGTGCGGACTAGCCATCTCTCTTTCCTTGTCGGTGGTAAGTGAAATTGTGACTCCTGCCCGCCAGGGGCGTTCCGTCTCTTATATTCTTGGGGGGTTCGGAGTCGCTAATGTACTCGGTGTACCTGTCGGCACCTTTGTAGGCCAGCATTTTGAATGGCAGGCTGCCTTTATTTTAACGGCATTGCTCGGCGGGTTAGCCTTTGTGTTTAATCTGTTTGTCATTCCCGCCCATCTGCAGAACCGCAAGGGCTCCCTGAAGAAGCAGCTAAGCCTGTTAACGAACGGCCGTATTCTGCTCGCTTTTCTGATTCCGGTATTCGGGACTGGGGCGGTGTTCAGCATCTATACGTATATAAGACCGGTAATGGATAAAGTAATGTCGATTCCCGTGACCTCGGTAAGCTGGATTCTGCTTGGATATGGCCTTGCTACTATATTCAGTACATGGATCGGCGGCAGAATTGCTTCCGGTAATGCTCTGGGCAAATTAAGAATTGCCTTTCTGATTCAGATGGGTGTCTACATCCTGTTCTTCTTTGCTGCACCTGTTCCCGTTCTCGGGGTAATCTTTCTGATACTCAGCGCGTGCATGTCCAATATTCTGAATGTTACTGCACAGCTATACCTGATTGAGCTGGCTGTAGAGCAATCTGCTGAGGCCCGGGATTTTGCCGCTTCACTGAATCCGGTGGCAGCCAATACGGGAATCGCAGGCGGGTCAGCCATCGGAGGCTTCGTAGTGGCCACGAGCGGCTTATCCGCATTATTCTGGACGGCCGCTGCGATTGCCCTGGCCGCCTTCGCGGTTACCGCAATCAGCTACCGGCTGAAGCGCCGCAGTAAACCTCTGCTGATGCATGAAGAAGCCGGCCAAGTGTCTGCTTGA
- a CDS encoding aminotransferase class I/II-fold pyridoxal phosphate-dependent enzyme — protein MNPLAGQLNDSIKAGNEHVYDMLSNLGKAIYFPKEGILSQSAEATAHAKKYNATIGIATEKGIPMHLGVIQDKLSAYSPKDLYGYAPPAGKPELRTVWREKMLRENPSLEGKSFSNPVVTNALTHGLSIVADLFAEQGDAVIYPDKNWENYELTFGIRRLTETVNYPLFAEDQSFNSDGLLDALLSQKDRGKAIVLLNFPNNPTGYTPGAQEGDAIVAAILRAAEEGINVVVVSDDAYFGLFFEDSLKESLFGKLAGLHPRVLAVKIDGATKEEFVWGFRVGFITYASENKELLAALEQKTLGIIRATISSGAHPSQTFVLDALKAPEFAAQKEEKFQIMKGRANKVKALLDSGKYGDDVWTYYPFNSGYFMCLKLLTVPAEDLRLHLIHTYGLGTIALGESDLRVAFSCIEEDQLEDLFDLIYAGIRDLEKA, from the coding sequence ATGAATCCACTGGCTGGACAATTGAACGACAGCATCAAGGCAGGCAATGAACATGTGTATGATATGCTCTCTAATCTCGGCAAGGCCATCTATTTCCCCAAAGAGGGAATTCTGAGCCAATCCGCAGAAGCAACAGCTCATGCCAAGAAGTACAATGCAACAATCGGTATTGCCACCGAGAAGGGCATTCCGATGCATCTTGGTGTGATCCAGGATAAGCTTTCCGCTTACAGCCCCAAGGACCTCTACGGCTATGCGCCTCCGGCAGGCAAACCTGAGCTGCGCACCGTATGGCGGGAGAAGATGCTGCGCGAGAACCCGTCGCTTGAAGGCAAATCCTTCAGTAATCCTGTTGTAACGAATGCCCTGACCCACGGGCTTAGCATAGTTGCCGATTTGTTCGCGGAACAAGGCGATGCTGTCATCTATCCGGACAAAAACTGGGAGAATTACGAGCTGACCTTCGGAATCCGCCGTTTGACTGAAACTGTGAATTACCCGCTGTTCGCCGAGGATCAAAGCTTCAACAGCGACGGCCTGCTGGATGCGCTGCTGTCCCAGAAGGACCGCGGCAAAGCGATTGTCCTGCTTAACTTCCCGAATAACCCGACCGGCTATACACCGGGTGCCCAGGAAGGCGACGCTATCGTGGCTGCCATTCTGCGTGCCGCCGAAGAAGGCATTAATGTCGTGGTGGTCAGCGATGATGCTTATTTCGGACTCTTTTTCGAGGATTCCCTGAAGGAATCGCTGTTCGGCAAGCTGGCCGGTCTGCACCCGCGCGTGCTGGCGGTCAAGATTGACGGAGCCACCAAAGAGGAATTTGTCTGGGGCTTCCGCGTCGGCTTCATCACTTATGCTTCCGAGAACAAGGAGCTGCTGGCTGCCCTGGAGCAGAAAACACTCGGCATTATCCGGGCCACCATCTCCAGCGGAGCACATCCGTCACAGACCTTTGTCCTCGATGCCCTGAAAGCGCCGGAGTTCGCCGCGCAGAAGGAAGAGAAATTCCAGATCATGAAGGGCCGGGCCAACAAAGTGAAGGCGCTGCTGGACAGCGGCAAATACGGCGACGATGTCTGGACCTACTATCCGTTCAACTCCGGGTACTTCATGTGCCTGAAGCTGCTTACCGTACCGGCTGAAGATTTGCGGCTTCACCTGATTCATACTTACGGCCTCGGCACCATCGCCCTCGGCGAGAGCGATCTGCGCGTGGCCTTCTCCTGTATCGAGGAGGACCAGCTGGAGGATCTGTTCGATCTGATCTATGCCGGCATCCGTGATCTGGAGAAAGCCTGA
- a CDS encoding AraC family transcriptional regulator: protein MLHASPSSFVILPALAKIVCEPGWKWQKREKPLQNYDLFYVWSGEGTVVRNGVPYQVGKGNCFLFRPGDHTSATHNPQKPLVLTYIHFDVAEEVTDIPAPYHELSETVEFEHLLARYVRLFLVQTYAAEEEGRLILKQLMIHLLRQDQVMPVERHVSNQLAEVIHEVANYVSQHPGAAHRVEDLAARAGLSPRYFSIKFKEITGSSVQSYVIRTRIERAQHLLLYAGMNVTEVADALGYRDIFFFSRQFKQHTGKSPSEIR from the coding sequence ATGCTGCATGCATCGCCATCCTCGTTTGTCATTCTGCCTGCACTGGCGAAGATTGTCTGTGAACCGGGCTGGAAATGGCAGAAACGGGAGAAGCCGCTGCAAAATTATGATTTGTTCTATGTGTGGAGCGGGGAGGGGACCGTTGTACGCAATGGCGTTCCGTATCAGGTTGGCAAGGGAAACTGCTTCCTGTTCCGTCCGGGTGACCATACCAGCGCTACCCACAATCCGCAAAAACCGCTTGTCCTTACATATATTCACTTCGATGTTGCCGAAGAGGTGACGGATATTCCGGCGCCTTACCATGAGCTGAGCGAGACTGTAGAGTTCGAGCATCTGCTGGCCCGTTACGTCAGGCTGTTCCTTGTGCAGACCTATGCCGCTGAGGAGGAGGGCCGCCTGATTCTGAAGCAGCTGATGATCCATCTGCTGCGGCAGGATCAGGTCATGCCGGTCGAGCGGCATGTCAGCAACCAGCTGGCTGAGGTGATTCATGAGGTCGCCAACTATGTCAGCCAGCATCCCGGTGCGGCGCACCGGGTAGAGGATCTGGCCGCCCGCGCCGGACTGTCGCCGCGTTACTTCTCGATCAAGTTTAAGGAGATTACCGGCTCATCGGTCCAGTCCTATGTCATCCGCACCCGGATTGAACGGGCTCAGCATCTGCTGCTGTATGCAGGCATGAATGTGACCGAGGTGGCGGATGCGCTTGGCTACCGGGATATCTTCTTCTTCAGCCGCCAGTTCAAGCAGCACACCGGCAAAAGCCCGTCGGAGATCCGCTGA
- the gpmA gene encoding 2,3-diphosphoglycerate-dependent phosphoglycerate mutase, producing MYEIVLIRHGESEYNRQNLFTGWSDPDLTDKGVEEAKKAGKLLKDAGYTFDLAFASVLKRSIKTLNYVLDEMDLLWIPVQKSWKLNERHYGALQGLSKSDTALKYGEEQLHIWRRSLSVRPPLLTPDDPRYARHDIRYKEVRPGDIPRGESLEDTVHRVGDFWGNRIVPLIRKKERVLISAHGNTLRALIKYMEDMDETELLDLNIPTGVPLVYKLDDDVKPISRFYLGEPEEVQEKAREVANQSKVTE from the coding sequence ATGTACGAAATAGTACTGATACGGCATGGAGAGAGTGAATACAACCGGCAGAATCTGTTTACGGGCTGGAGTGATCCCGATCTGACGGACAAGGGTGTGGAAGAGGCCAAGAAAGCAGGCAAGCTGCTGAAGGATGCGGGGTATACGTTCGACCTGGCTTTCGCCTCCGTGCTGAAGCGTTCCATCAAGACACTGAATTATGTGCTGGATGAAATGGATCTGCTGTGGATACCGGTGCAGAAATCATGGAAGCTGAATGAGCGCCATTACGGTGCGCTGCAGGGACTGAGCAAGTCGGATACCGCGTTAAAATACGGCGAGGAGCAGCTCCATATCTGGCGCCGCAGCCTGTCCGTCCGTCCGCCGCTGCTTACACCGGATGATCCGCGTTATGCCCGCCATGATATACGCTATAAGGAAGTCCGCCCCGGCGATATTCCGCGCGGGGAGAGTCTGGAGGATACGGTGCACCGGGTCGGAGATTTCTGGGGCAACCGGATTGTGCCGCTGATCCGCAAGAAGGAGCGGGTGCTGATCTCGGCGCACGGCAACACGCTGCGGGCGCTGATCAAGTACATGGAGGATATGGATGAGACCGAGCTGCTTGATCTCAACATTCCGACCGGTGTTCCGCTGGTTTATAAGCTGGACGATGATGTGAAGCCGATCAGCCGCTTCTATCTCGGCGAACCGGAAGAGGTACAGGAGAAAGCCCGTGAGGTGGCCAATCAGAGCAAGGTCACGGAGTAG
- a CDS encoding 2-dehydropantoate 2-reductase N-terminal domain-containing protein — translation MSGKQQRILIFGAGVIGSAYAIKFMEAGTDVTLFARSGRFRTLQEKGLQYNDKGTVKSLKVKVIDTLENDDVYDFIFVTVRYDQAGSALPALKDNQSKTIVTMTNNSIGFSAWQDIVGNRLLPAFPGAGGQIKKEVLYARFPPKFLVATVFGEVNGVVTERVENLTKLFRTAELPCSIHKDMKAYLITHSVSDIALVGSLHAGHKIIDEKTARTRKTAHQITVTLKTYLKKIQKAGVAINPSVFKFVLLCPNLILDLFFMIWLRTNMVKDMLLPAYANNANKEIVQLNKDLSKFLSQNGVT, via the coding sequence ATGTCAGGGAAACAGCAGCGGATTTTAATTTTTGGCGCAGGTGTGATAGGGAGCGCATACGCAATCAAATTCATGGAGGCAGGGACTGACGTCACCCTGTTTGCACGTTCCGGCAGATTTAGAACATTGCAGGAAAAGGGCCTGCAGTATAACGACAAAGGTACGGTTAAATCTTTGAAAGTAAAGGTTATTGATACACTTGAAAATGATGATGTATATGATTTTATTTTCGTTACCGTGCGTTACGATCAAGCCGGATCCGCATTGCCAGCGCTAAAAGACAATCAGAGCAAAACCATTGTTACAATGACTAATAATTCAATCGGCTTCTCTGCGTGGCAGGACATTGTGGGAAACAGGCTGTTACCGGCTTTTCCGGGTGCCGGCGGACAGATTAAAAAGGAGGTTTTGTATGCCCGGTTTCCGCCAAAGTTTCTGGTGGCTACTGTGTTTGGTGAAGTAAACGGTGTAGTGACAGAACGTGTAGAAAACCTCACAAAATTATTTAGAACAGCAGAGCTCCCCTGCTCAATTCATAAGGATATGAAGGCGTATCTAATCACACATTCAGTATCGGACATTGCACTCGTTGGCAGTTTACATGCTGGACATAAGATCATTGACGAAAAAACAGCCAGAACCCGGAAAACGGCACACCAAATCACAGTCACTTTAAAAACGTATTTAAAGAAAATTCAAAAGGCGGGCGTTGCCATTAATCCATCTGTATTCAAATTTGTGCTTCTATGTCCAAACCTGATTCTGGATTTGTTCTTTATGATATGGCTGCGGACTAATATGGTTAAGGATATGCTTCTGCCGGCTTATGCGAATAATGCAAACAAGGAAATTGTGCAGCTTAATAAGGATCTATCGAAATTTTTAAGCCAAAATGGGGTCACGTAA
- a CDS encoding TetR/AcrR family transcriptional regulator, giving the protein MKKQPEITDKTRRIFIGVFCELYSQKPIEKISIQEIANKSGYNRSTFYQYFTDIYDLLDFVENDLLNYIKEGLADKELSTYTVQNALHCLEDKEHFSALQALLGDYGSIRFLEHLKREMTLDSLALNFPQNDPITPYLIEFHISTSLSLFRLWLQREKDLPPEEFFKLMDSLYTTGVTPYTKK; this is encoded by the coding sequence ATGAAAAAGCAGCCCGAAATTACGGATAAAACAAGACGGATTTTTATAGGTGTTTTTTGTGAGTTATATAGTCAAAAGCCGATCGAAAAAATCTCGATTCAAGAGATTGCGAATAAGTCGGGGTATAACCGCAGCACATTTTATCAATACTTTACGGATATCTACGATTTGCTGGACTTTGTTGAAAATGATTTATTGAACTACATCAAAGAAGGTTTGGCGGATAAAGAGCTGTCAACCTACACGGTGCAGAATGCGCTTCATTGTCTGGAGGATAAAGAACATTTCTCGGCGCTGCAGGCCCTTTTGGGCGATTATGGGAGCATCCGTTTTCTGGAACACCTGAAAAGAGAAATGACCCTGGATAGCCTGGCATTGAACTTTCCGCAAAATGATCCCATCACGCCATACTTAATTGAGTTTCACATCTCCACATCGCTTTCTTTATTCCGGCTTTGGCTTCAGCGGGAGAAGGATTTACCGCCGGAAGAATTTTTCAAGCTGATGGATAGCCTGTACACAACGGGGGTAACGCCATATACTAAAAAATAA
- the asd gene encoding archaetidylserine decarboxylase (Phosphatidylserine decarboxylase is synthesized as a single chain precursor. Generation of the pyruvoyl active site from a Ser is coupled to cleavage of a Gly-Ser bond between the larger (beta) and smaller (alpha chains). It is an integral membrane protein.), which produces MVKQLLRLMTELSSYRWLSRLMGAFAHSRISRFMIPVFIRSYHIPAAEAEKTAGEYRTLNEFFSRRLKPGMRPVASGDHTVASPVDAMITAMGEINCGTIMNVKGQDYTLEELLNHSPHLELYKKGYFFVLYLSPTDYHRIHSPLTGQLRESDYIRGRAYPVNDFGMRNMKTVLSRNERLITYIAGSCGEAAVVKVGAMNVSSIRYTDEAAREWQRGDDLAYFEFGSTVVLLLESGTFTPAPGLKADTKVKMGSLLGEMRRAT; this is translated from the coding sequence ATGGTTAAACAATTGCTGCGGCTGATGACCGAGCTATCCTCATACAGATGGCTGTCCCGGTTAATGGGTGCTTTTGCCCACAGCAGAATCAGCCGTTTTATGATCCCGGTATTTATTCGTTCTTACCATATTCCGGCCGCTGAGGCGGAGAAAACTGCCGGAGAATACCGTACACTTAATGAATTCTTCAGCCGCCGCCTGAAGCCGGGAATGCGCCCGGTCGCAAGCGGTGACCACACTGTAGCAAGTCCTGTGGATGCTATGATTACTGCGATGGGCGAGATTAACTGCGGTACGATCATGAATGTGAAGGGGCAGGATTACACCCTGGAAGAGCTGCTCAATCATTCACCTCACCTCGAGCTGTATAAGAAGGGCTACTTTTTCGTCCTTTACCTGAGTCCGACCGATTATCACCGGATTCATTCACCGTTGACCGGCCAGCTGAGAGAGAGTGATTATATCCGCGGACGCGCCTATCCCGTGAATGATTTCGGAATGCGGAACATGAAGACTGTACTAAGCCGCAACGAACGGCTGATTACTTATATTGCCGGCAGCTGCGGAGAAGCAGCCGTAGTCAAGGTTGGCGCAATGAATGTGAGCAGCATCCGCTATACGGATGAAGCTGCCCGGGAGTGGCAGCGGGGTGACGATCTGGCCTATTTCGAATTCGGCTCCACCGTAGTCCTGTTACTGGAGAGCGGAACCTTTACACCGGCTCCCGGCCTTAAAGCAGATACCAAGGTGAAGATGGGCAGTCTGCTGGGGGAAATGCGGCGGGCTACTTAA
- a CDS encoding YheC/YheD family protein, translating into MGQKLVGILLNAAVHGGVPRLKTGQESLANYEEAAAAYGLTPCYLKLSDIDTQTGYSRAYIKGTQGYKKVVIPTPEVIHNRAIYDPGSSGTERLLRQGIQVYNICNRYGKDQIQGLLERSPELRMHLPATKSGLSGLREMMESCQDLILKPCRGSVGNGVMRLKRSSTRRWKLSYSPSGSKRWFTIPVDREVLPGALRARLTSVPYLVQERIPLAEISGRPFDLRVSVQRGWGGEWQVTGMFAKLAARGGFVSNIARGGEALNSSFALEQAFPGEAAAQLRMSVLTLSLAVARELEQSLPGLADIGLDIGITDTGRLFFIECNGRDQRYGFRKAGLDGLWKDSYRRPMGYARYLYEAAAMHNSY; encoded by the coding sequence ATGGGGCAAAAGCTCGTTGGAATACTGCTAAATGCCGCTGTGCACGGGGGCGTTCCCCGGTTAAAAACCGGACAGGAATCTCTGGCCAATTATGAAGAGGCCGCCGCCGCATACGGACTAACCCCTTGCTATTTGAAGCTGTCCGACATCGATACGCAGACCGGCTACAGCAGGGCCTATATAAAGGGTACTCAAGGATACAAGAAGGTGGTCATCCCGACACCGGAGGTTATTCATAACCGGGCTATCTATGATCCGGGCAGCAGCGGGACAGAGCGGCTGCTCCGGCAAGGAATTCAGGTATACAATATCTGCAACCGCTACGGCAAGGACCAGATACAGGGTCTTCTGGAGCGGAGCCCGGAACTGCGTATGCATCTGCCCGCTACAAAATCCGGCCTCTCCGGGCTGCGGGAGATGATGGAGAGCTGCCAGGACCTCATCCTCAAGCCTTGCCGGGGAAGCGTCGGTAACGGGGTAATGCGGCTGAAGCGCAGCAGCACGCGCCGCTGGAAGCTCAGCTATTCCCCTTCCGGCTCCAAACGCTGGTTCACCATTCCTGTGGACCGCGAGGTTCTCCCCGGCGCACTGCGCGCAAGGCTCACCTCGGTGCCTTATCTGGTGCAGGAGCGAATACCGCTGGCCGAGATCAGCGGACGCCCTTTCGACCTGCGCGTTAGTGTGCAGCGCGGCTGGGGCGGAGAGTGGCAGGTGACCGGCATGTTCGCCAAGCTGGCTGCGCGGGGCGGCTTCGTCTCGAATATTGCCAGAGGCGGTGAAGCACTGAATTCCTCCTTCGCCCTGGAGCAGGCGTTTCCAGGGGAGGCGGCAGCACAGCTGCGCATGTCCGTTCTTACCCTGAGCCTCGCAGTTGCCCGGGAACTGGAGCAGAGCCTCCCGGGGCTGGCCGACATCGGGCTGGACATCGGCATTACGGACACAGGCCGCCTTTTTTTCATCGAATGTAACGGCCGCGACCAGCGCTACGGCTTCCGCAAAGCCGGACTTGACGGGCTCTGGAAAGACAGCTACCGCCGGCCCATGGGTTATGCCAGGTACTTGTATGAAGCTGCCGCAATGCATAACTCTTATTGA